From the Pelagibaculum spongiae genome, the window TGATTTCACCGCTTTCGTCCTTAATCACTTCATCGGCACGAATGCAATAGCTGTTACGCAAACGTACTTCGCCGCCAGTTACCATTCGCTTGAATTTTTTGTTGGCTTCTTCGCGGAAGTCAGCTCGGTCAATCCAGATTTCTTTGGTAAATGGCAGCTGACGTTCGCCCAGTTCTGGAATATTCTGGTGTGATGGTGCAGTTAGCCACTCCACTTCTTTGTCTGCTGGATAGTTGGTGATAATCACTTTCACCGGATCCAACACACACATGGCGCGACAGGCACTGTTTTCTAGGTCTTCGCGAATACAGCTTTCCAAGCTGGCCATTTCTACCACGCCATCAGACTTGGTGACACCAATTCGATCACAGAATTCACGAATCGAAGCTGAGGTATAACCACGACGGCGCAAACCAGAAACAGTTGGCATCCGCGGATCATCCCAACCATTAACATGGTTGTCGTCAACCAATTGAATTAAGCGGCGCTTAGAGAGTACGGTGTATTCCAGCGAAAGACGCGAAAATTCATACTGGTGTGGACGGCCCAATTCAGCAGGCACCACTGAAGTACAGTTATCGATAAACCAGTTATACAAAGGACGGTTTGCCGCGAACTCTAAAGTACATACCGAGTGGGACACGCCTTCCAGTGCATCCGACAAGCCATGGGCAAAGTCATACATTGGGTAAATGCACCACTTATTGCCGGTTTGATGATGCTCAACATGACGAATTCGGTACATCACCGGGTCACGCATACACATATCAGGCGCGGCCATGTTAATTTTTGCGCGCAACATTTTTTCGCCATCTTTAAATTCACCGGCTTTCATTTTGCGCAGTAAATCTAAGTTTTCTTCAACACTACGGTCACGCCATGGGCTGTGCTTGCCAGCTTCGGTCAAGCTGCCACGGTATTCGCGGGTTTGTTCGGCATCTAGCTCACACACATAAGCCAAGCCTTTTTCCACCAGCTCTTCAGCCCAGCGATAAAGCTGATCAAAGTAGCTAGAGGTATATTTAATATCGCCTGCCCACTCAAAGCCGAGCCATTTTACGTCTTCGGCAATTGAGTTAACGTATTCAATGTCTTCCTTGGTTGGGTTGGAGTCATCCATCCGCAAATTACATTCGCCACCAAATGCTTTAGCCAAGCCAAAGTTAAGACAAATAGATTTTGCGTGACCCAGATGCAAGTAGCCATTGGGCTCAGGCGGGAAACGTGTTTGAATCGCCTGATACTTACCGCTTTCCAGATCTGCAGCTACGATAGCTTTTACAAAGTTAGATCCGGCCTTACTCTCGGCTTCGCTCATGAATCCC encodes:
- a CDS encoding glutamine--tRNA ligase/YqeY domain fusion protein; this translates as MSEAESKAGSNFVKAIVAADLESGKYQAIQTRFPPEPNGYLHLGHAKSICLNFGLAKAFGGECNLRMDDSNPTKEDIEYVNSIAEDVKWLGFEWAGDIKYTSSYFDQLYRWAEELVEKGLAYVCELDAEQTREYRGSLTEAGKHSPWRDRSVEENLDLLRKMKAGEFKDGEKMLRAKINMAAPDMCMRDPVMYRIRHVEHHQTGNKWCIYPMYDFAHGLSDALEGVSHSVCTLEFAANRPLYNWFIDNCTSVVPAELGRPHQYEFSRLSLEYTVLSKRRLIQLVDDNHVNGWDDPRMPTVSGLRRRGYTSASIREFCDRIGVTKSDGVVEMASLESCIREDLENSACRAMCVLDPVKVIITNYPADKEVEWLTAPSHQNIPELGERQLPFTKEIWIDRADFREEANKKFKRMVTGGEVRLRNSYCIRADEVIKDESGEIIELRCSYDENTLGVNPEGRKVRGVIHWVSASHGKQAEVRIYDPLFSQANPMAAEDFLSTLNPDSLTVKKNAWIEPSLVDVAAGTNFQFEREGYYVSDPDSTAEKMVFNRTVPLRDTWAKIEKKN